A genomic stretch from Neodiprion fabricii isolate iyNeoFabr1 chromosome 3, iyNeoFabr1.1, whole genome shotgun sequence includes:
- the LOC124178329 gene encoding nose resistant to fluoxetine protein 6-like produces MFSHLNILVTVLLLTSILSFGFASMDTVPSIHGSDKTRMWVKRIVRSSRGPWIEGFKSILHTSESSCADEVAVLTEAIESGQEWALQMLDASSSFQSGFMKGNFRDIGMYDECVEVNGQFNHVSIRGKHCMVSLNSMSPTSTLVDSYDYLRIFSSICVPSSCNETHVEQIVNSIIANTPAISDLELEVSKASCEQVGSDDFSAGEICTLTFFVAVVVFMTACTICDFARTRKPTEASTLINTLAKFSLYTNALAILSTKVKPDTLQAIEGIRVLSTCWIILGHSFIALSIRPIVNTFEIYKWLISWASLYIEAAPLVVETFFLVSGFFTAYSYLKAMKSGRRISWPMFYLHRYLRVTPSIAAIVLSVTFLAHRTGSGPQWTALTTMGVENCRENWWINFLYLQNLVDPEYSCLPHTWYLAVDMQLFWISPIVIYPLCHWPKYGIGILGFFLLASIVTPAAVLAINGYTNRLFTARVDLGQIVLIDLFKFYMATYNRATAYFLGIFLGYDVATKKRQLTKVNVLINWTVTAVLVLFCACGVHFNYHNDFAYNRLLEVILALTLRPCWSIAIAWIIYACTHGYGGFVNRFLSWPFFRPVSRLSLSIYLMHILLQFMRSAVARTPIAFSNSLLIYESFIDLALSIVVAFMLTLFVEYPMILLAKIFVNSISESNPVTPARSTGNERQVNEAGV; encoded by the exons ATGTTTTCTCATCTAAACATACTCGTGACAGTACTGTTACTGACTTCGATACTGAGTTTCGGTTTTGCATCTATGGATACGGTTCCATCTATTCATGGTTCGGACAAAACCAGGATGTGGGTCAAACGGATTGTCAGATCTTCACGAGGGCCATGGATAGAAGgtttcaaatcgattctcCACACCTCTGAATCCTCCTGTGCGGATGAAGTCGCGGTGTTAACAGAAGCCATCGAGTCTGGCCAAGAATGGGCTCTGCAAA TGCTGGATGCCTCTTCGAGTTTTCAGTCTGGATTTATGAAAGGAAACTTTAGAGACATCGGAATGTACGACGAGTGCGTCGAAGTCAATGGGCAATTCAACCACGTCAGTATTCGGGGTAAGCACTGCATGGTTTCTCTGAATTCGATGTCTCCTACATCCACTCTGGTTGACAGTTATGATTATCTCcgcattttttcatcaatttgtGTTCCATCGTCGTGCAATGAGACTCATGTTGAGCAGATCGTCAATTCCATTATTGCAAACACACCCGCTATCAGTGACTTGGAATTAGAAGTTAGTAAAGCGTCTTGTGAACAAGTGGGATCTGATGACTTTAGTGCTGGAGAAATTTGCACACT AACTTTTTTTGTGGCCGTTGTCGTTTTTATGACTGCTTGCACCATCTGCGACTTTGCGAGAACACGCAAGCCGACAGAAGCATCTACTTTGATTAATACATTGGCGAAATTCTCCCTCTACACCAATGCACTCGCTATTTTAAGTACCAAAGTCAAACCTGATACGCTGCAAGCGATCGAAGGTATCAGAGTTCTGAGTACGTGCTGGATCATACTGGGTCATAGTTTCATCGCTTTATCGATCAGGCCGATTGTCAATACATTCGAAATCTATAAA TGGTTGATTTCATGGGCATCGTTGTACATCGAGGCAGCGCCATTAGTAGTCGAGACCTTCTTTTTAGTGAGCGGATTTTTCACGGCTTACAGCTATCTTAAAGCTATGAAATCGGGAAGACGAATCAGTTGGCCAATGTTCTACCTTCATCGTTACCTCAG AGTGACGCCATCCATAGCCGCCATTGTCTTGTCCGTTACATTTCTTGCACATCGCACTGGAAGCGGCCCCCAATGGACAGCTTTGACTACAATGGGCGTAGAAAATTGCCGAGAAAATTGGTGGATTAATTTCTTATACCTTCAGAACTTGGTGGATCCAGAATATTCG TGTTTACCCCACACCTGGTACCTGGCTGTTGATATGCAATTATTTTGGATATCTCCAATCGTCATATATCCACTTTGCCACTGGCCAAAATATGGAATCGGAATACTCGGCTTCTTCCTCCTCGCCTCGATTGTTACACCAGCCGCCGTTCTGGCTATCAATGGTTACACTAACAGATTATTTACCGCGCGCGTAGATTTGGG ACAAATAGTCTTAATTGACCTCTTCAAATTCTACATGGCAACTTACAATCGAGCCACCGCCTATTTCCTCGGAATTTTCTTGGGTTACGACGTAGCGACTAAGAAGAGGCAGCTTACGAAG GTGAACGTATTGATCAACTGGACTGTAACCGCTGTACTTGTTCTATTTTGTGCATGTGGTGTCCATTTCAACTACCACAATGATTTTGCGTACAACCGTCTGCTGGAAGTTATACTCGCACTCACGTTACGTCCGTGTTGGTCGATTGCCATTGCTTGGATCATTTATGCATGTACTCACGGATACGGAG GGTTCGTTAACAGATTTTTGTCGTGGCCGTTCTTCCGGCCCGTCAGTCGGTTGTCACTTTCCATTTACTTGATGCACATTTTACTCCAATTTATGAGGAGCGCGGTCGCACGGACTCCTATAGCGTTTTCGAATTCCTTGCTG ATTTATGAATCTTTTATTGATTTGGCGCTTTCAATCGTCGTGGCTTTTATGCTGACCTTATTCGTCGAATATCCAATGATTCtgttggcaaaaattttcgtcaattcCATATCAGAGTCTAACCCAGTCACCCCGGCGCGAAGCACCGGCAACGAGCGGCAGGTTAACGAGGCAGGAGTGTAA
- the LOC124177896 gene encoding uncharacterized protein LOC124177896: MLIPRAANLTGSLLFLASILSCSVNCQIEMTGLVENKTGANESRSRVFSPRMDYDEWTPLGRGDPLKNDPTFDYVPPVLDRVQYWLDSHTTEPSAKRDILVLGVTAKKTSPKIPEQFLKFVDGPKFNKSPDQQYKNEHILHRNDFTGSTGAEPPKIVRNTNFRNGMVDYRNHNRIQNVPASYYPSPFYNQKPKPYTMMLPPPVVPKPIDAAQPTFTPQKEKMVYADQNQQFSTQTEEGPIQDERLSYIGSHMNSFSQPRPSPRPVQSSSKPPPKHQLSQVEGLNSVYTPPVQTTRQKFQSVTTPSVSFEKSNLVYHSTQTISGGWLANGGPSSEANQVTWQTPFNAQEQFDTGGDHQAASSSNHEVVIGQNANIIVDGENSENEEVVVGKKESQPQDNSIVQTPTPSGNVLHSSIFSTDDNDSGDIVVGQPSSADSDMQMHIVVANAGPVDAGFGGSKRKEPVSVIMPTNYVEKPNVTLSESNTEPTNVTHDDRRLNSLATQAEQNIQISKPLSPPNSITNPPAPIPQINHMNHHPSHMSQVNQMNPISQMNPMNQMNQMMQMNQMNQMNQMNQMAHAHQINQINQLPVRSVFPGPNTQPMIQLSQSSGHAMMPGHMGNGMRRPPGGVPSMPPQKMFNGHQHHHQIVQGMQHSSPSMYATPGPEVGMTGGMESESFRTKSPPDQQMNSMQSANGAAAPPQVPFLPTAASSVSQPETVTSSLDLVTDYIKNQSPLAHLLNNEMNRVTRTSTTAAPTTTVSSLTTDPIFSHYKQPAKPIRGPMYLIIQGHSKVKTYKPSVNRHGVPVEYNEIREASTERPSKLEQLINENTKSRIGDKSVQEKPGFVDEEKEKPRRKRVEEQDLISLVENNFSGFTLRPESHVEEHRRANSLTTIEINN; the protein is encoded by the coding sequence GCGCAAACGAGAGCCGCTCCCGGGTATTTTCTCCGCGGATGGACTACGACGAGTGGACGCCGCTGGGTCGGGGAGATCCTCTGAAGAACGACCCCACCTTCGACTACGTGCCCCCTGTCCTGGACCGGGTCCAGTACTGGCTGGACTCGCACACCACGGAACCCTCGGCAAAGAGGGACATCCTGGTCCTCGGTGTAACGGCGAAGAAGACGAGCCCCAAGATCCCGGAACAGTTCCTAAAGTTCGTCGACGGGCCGAAGTTCAACAAGAGCCCGGATCAGCAGTACAAGAACGAGCACATTCTACACCGCAACGATTTTACAGGAAGCACTGGGGCCGAGCCACCGAAGATAGTGCGGAATACGAACTTCAGAAACGGCATGGTTGACTACCGGAATCATAACCGGATCCAAAACGTTCCGGCCAGTTACTATCCCAGTCCGTTCTACAACCAGAAACCCAAACCCTACACCATGATGCTACCTCCACCGGTGGTTCCCAAGCCGATCGATGCCGCTCAGCCGACCTTCACACCGCAGAAGGAGAAGATGGTCTACGCCGATCAGAACCAGCAGTTCAGCACGCAAACGGAAGAAGGTCCGATTCAGGATGAACGGCTCAGCTACATCGGTTCCCATATGAACTCATTCTCACAGCCACGTCCTTCACCAAGGCCGGTGCAGTCTTCGTCCAAGCCTCCGCCGAAGCACCAGCTGTCACAGGTCGAGGGGCTGAACAGCGTCTATACCCCGCCGGTACAGACGACCAGACAGAAGTTCCAGTCTGTAACGACGCCCTCGGTGTCATTCGAGAAGTCGAATCTCGTCTACCATTCGACGCAGACGATATCCGGAGGGTGGCTGGCCAACGGTGGTCCATCTTCAGAGGCCAATCAGGTCACTTGGCAGACGCCGTTCAACGCTCAGGAGCAGTTCGATACGGGCGGTGATCACCAGGCGGCCAGCTCGTCGAACCATGAGGTGGTCATCGGTCAGAACGCTAACATTATCGTGGACGGTGAGAATTCTGAGAACGAGGAGGTGGTGGTAGGGAAGAAGGAGTCGCAGCCACAGGATAACTCGATCGTTCAAACTCCCACTCCATCCGGCAACGTTCTTCACTCGTCGATCTTTTCAACCGACGACAACGACTCCGGCGACATTGTGGTCGGCCAACCCTCGTCCGCTGACTCGGATATGCAGATGCACATCGTTGTCGCCAATGCCGGTCCTGTCGACGCTGGATTCGGGGGTTCGAAGCGGAAGGAACCTGTCTCTGTTATCATGCCCACCAACTACGTCGAGAAACCGAACGTTACCCTTTCGGAATCTAACACTGAACCGACCAACGTCACTCACGACGATCGTCGACTCAACAGTCTCGCAACCCAGGCTGAGCAGAATATTCAAATCTCGAAACCGCTTTCCCCGCCAAATTCCATCACCAATCCACCCGCCCCCATTCCCCAAATAAACCACATGAACCACCATCCGTCCCACATGAGTCAGGTGAACCAGATGAACCCGATAAGTCAAATGAACCCGATGAACCAGATGAACCAGATGATGCAAATGAACCAAATGAACCAAATGAACCAAATGAACCAGATGGCTCACGCCCACCAGATCAACCAGATCAACCAGCTTCCAGTTAGATCGGTATTTCCGGGGCCTAACACCCAGCCGATGATCCAACTGAGTCAAAGTTCAGGTCACGCGATGATGCCTGGACATATGGGAAACGGTATGAGGCGTCCTCCGGGAGGCGTGCCGTCGATGCCGCCTCAGAAGATGTTCAACGGGCATCAGCATCATCACCAGATCGTTCAGGGGATGCAGCACAGCAGTCCTTCGATGTATGCGACGCCTGGTCCAGAAGTTGGAATGACGGGAGGCATGGAGTCGGAATCGTTTCGGACGAAGAGTCCTCCTGACCAGCAGATGAACTCGATGCAGTCGGCGAACGGAGCGGCGGCTCCGCCTCAGGTTCCGTTCCTGCCGACGGCGGCATCTTCGGTTTCACAACCGGAAACGGTGACCTCGAGTCTCGATCTGGTCACGGATTACATAAAGAACCAGTCTCCGTTGGCCCACCTGCTGAACAACGAGATGAACCGAGTGACTCGCACCTCGACAACGGCGGCTCCGACGACCACGGTCTCAAGCCTCACGACCGATCCGATATTCTCGCACTACAAGCAGCCAGCCAAGCCGATCCGGGGCCCGATGTACCTCATCATCCAGGGACACTCGAAGGTCAAGACCTACAAGCCCTCGGTGAACAGGCACGGCGTGCCCGTCGAGTACAACGAGATCCGGGAGGCGAGCACCGAGCGACCGTCGAAGCTTGAACAGCTGATAAACGAGAACACGAAGAGTCGGATTGGGGATAAGAGCGTTCAGGAGAAGCCGGGCTTCGTCGatgaggaaaaggaaaagccACGTCGGAAGAGAGTCGAGGAACAGGACCTGATCAGTCTCGTTGAGAACAACTTCAGCGGTTTCACCCTTCGGCCGGAATCCCACGTCGAGGAACACCGAAGGGCCAATTCACTCACGACCATAGAAATTAACAATTAG